The Gloeobacter morelensis MG652769 genome contains the following window.
GTCGCAGCCGGAGCCAGTCCGGTCGTGTAGACGAAGCTGCGCGCCCGGTTGCGCAGATAGTCGACGAGTTCAGCACTGCCGCAGACGTAGCCGCCCTGGCTTCCCAATGCCTTCGAGAGCGTTCCCATCTGCACCAGGGATCGGGTGAGGCCCAGTTGCTCGACTGCCCCGGCACCGGTAGGGCCGAGCACGCCGGTAGCGTGGGCTTCGTCCACCAGGAGCATGCACTCGTAGCGGCGGGCCAAACCCGCGATGCGGGCCAGATCGACTAGATCGCCGTCCATGCTAAAGACCGAGTCGGTGCAGATCAAGCAGCGGCGGTGGCGCTCGCGCTGCTCGATGAGCAAGCTTTCGAGGGCGCTGCAATCGCTGTGGGGGTAAAGCCGGTGGACAGCACCGCTCAGCTCGGCCCCCCCGCGCAGGCAGGCGTGGTTGTACTCGTCGCCTACCACCAGATCGCGCTTGCCCACCAGCGCCGGGATCGTCCCGAGATTGGCCAGATACCCCGACGAGAAGACCAGGCAATCATCGCAGCCTTTCCAGCCGGCCAGGGCGCGCTCCAACTCGCAGTGCACCTCGCGCTCACCACTGAGAAGCCGCGAGCCGGTCGCCCCGGCGCCGTAGAGCCGAACGGCCCGGCAAGCCGCCTCGATGAGCCGCGCATCGCCGCTGAGGCCCAGATAGTCGTTGCTTGCAAACTGAAGCACCGGCTTGCCGTCCACATCCATTTGCGGTCCGGCCAGACCATTGTGGGTTCGCATCGTCCGGTACCAGCCCACCCGATGCAAGCTCTCAAGATCCGCCCGGATCCATCCGTAAAGATCAGCCACGCTCCATTACCCCGACTTGCAGGTGTCCGGCGGCGGACGGCGGTTGGCTGGCACTTTCAAGCAAGGTGATTTCCGACTTAGAGTGCGAGAGCTTGACCACCCCGAAGTACCCGGTAACCACCATGGCACCCTCCCGACAGCCCGATTTGCACTCACCGCTCAAAAATCTACGGATCACCAGCCGCTTCGGCATGCGCGTACACCCCATCCGGCGGACCCGGCGGCTGCACAGGGGAATCGACCTGCGCGCCCCGACCGGAACCCCAGTGTACGCCGCCGCCGGTGGTGCGGTGGAAGCCGCCGGGCGGCAGGGCGGTTACGGCAATACCGTCCTCATCGATCACGGCGGCGGTTGGAAGACTCGCTACGCCCACCTCGACAGCATCGGCGTGCAGGCAGGGGCACCCGTCGAAGCGGGCAAGCCGATTGGCCACGCCGGAAACACTGGTCTATCGAAAGGCCCCCATCTCCACTTCGAACTGCTGCACAACGGCCGCCCGGTCGACCCGATGCCTTACTTGCAAGCCGCCATAAAGCCCGGCCGCGCCGCGTCGGTTGCCGCTGCAGCCAAGACGATTCTCGAACGCCGCGGGTACACCGACGCACAGGGCACACGTTCCTACCGTGGCCACACCTACAACTTCGACAAAGAGGGTTCCCGATTGACGGTGAGTGAGCCTGAGGGCCGGGGGGCGATTCTCGAAGTCGATGGCGGACGAGTGCTTACCGATCGGGTGACAGCCCGGGACGCGACTATCCTCGGCGAGGTCCGGCGTCGGCTGTTGGCACCACCCGCACCGGAGCGGCAGCCCGGCCGGGTGCCGCTCGCGGTTCCAGACCGCCCCCGACCACAAGCTCTGGAGCACCAGCCGGAGTGATTACCCGGCGGCCGTCGCCGGTTGCTCGCCGGGTTGCTCGGTCGCCGATTCTGCCGCTTCCATCGATTCGAGGGCGCGGCCGGTCGGCGAGGGAGTCAGGTGCGCCACTACCAGATCCGGGGTGTTGACAACCTCGATGCCGGGGGGCAAAACCAGATCTCTGACGTAGAGCATGTCGCCTACTTGCATGGTCGAAATATCAACCTCGATTGCCTCGGGCACCTCCGTGGGAGCAGTGTGGACGGTCAGTTGGGTGATTACCTTTTCGAGCAGACCGCCATCCACCTTGACACCCACCGCTTCGCCGGTAAACACCAGAGGCAAATCGAGGGTGATGCTGCCGTGGCCCGCGACCGCAAAAAAGCTCAAGTGCAGCAGTTTGCCGCCCACCGCGTCGTGCTGCACTTCGCGCAGAAGCACATCGCCCGACCAGCCCCGCTCCACCTTCAAAGGCAAAATGGTGTTGTTGATGGTGACACGCTTGAGCAGGTCTTCTGCGGTGCGTTGTTCAAGTTCCAACGCCAGCGACTGGGTTCCCCGATGACCGTAGAGGACCGCCGGAATGCGGCCTGCGCGGCGCATCGCCCGCGGCTGGGCGCCCGTGACCCGTTGTTTGAGCGTCAGTTGTATCGTCATGGGAAATTCCTTCAGGGACAGAGTTCTCTATGGTAATGGTTGCCTACTGCACGCGCTGTTCGCTTCCTCCCTAAGTTGCAAGTTCTGGCGATCTGTTGGTGCTATGGGGTAGGGGGTGCGATGGGCCGCACTTGATAGCCCTGCAACCTTTTCGCTACATTGGCTCTACCGAACAAGCGGGCCACCATGGAAACAGAAACAACCGCCACCGACGTTGAGAAACATTTAGAAATCATCGACAAAATGATTGATCTCAGATTGCGGCTGGCTGCCATCGAATCGGAAATCCAAGCGGTGCAACCGGAGTTTTACCTGGCCTGCGCCGCCATCAGCGACGACAAAATCGAGACTCCCCGGGCCACGATCAGCCGTCGCTTCACTGCCGGCCGCTGGGAATACAGCCCTCCCATCGTGCAAATGGAAGAAGATCTCAAGCGGCTCAAAAAAGACTTTCAGAAAAAGCACGAACCCACGGAGGGCCGCGAGGTGATCTGGGCGGTGCGGCTCACTGGCGGGGACGATCTGCGGAACTTTTGAGGGAAAAGGTGCCTACCCGCCGACCAGCCCCAGCCACTCACCCTGCACCTCTACCAGCAGACCATGGGCCAAAGGCGATGTGCGGGTGCGGTTGGGGGTGTTCAAGCAACCAAGGACAGCGGCGATATGCTCAAAACTGGGTTGCTTCCCCAGCTCCACGCTCAACCAACGGCGCACAGCCCGCCGTTGCAGTGCCAGCGGCAAAGCAGCCAGCGTATTCCTGTGCAGTCGTCCGTCCTGCACCAGACTGTGCCAGTGACCGTCGAGCAAGCTCTCGAGCAACTCCGACTCAGCGTGCAAAATTTCGCCGGTTCGGGCCAGGGTCTGCTCCACCATTGGATTGAAGTGCTCGCGCAGATACGGCATCAACTCCAGACGGATGCGGTTGCGGCGGAAAGTCACATTGGCGTTGCTCTCATCGATGCAGACCGGTAGGTCGTGGGCAAGACAAAATGCCCCGGTCTCAGCGCGGCTGATCCCCAATAGTGGCCTGACCAGCCGCACCCCCCCACCCAGGGACCGATCCCAATCGAGGCTGCCCAGACCGGCGCCGCCGCTGCCGCGCAGCAGATTGAACAAAACCGTCTCGGCCCGATCACTCAGCGTATGACCGGTCACCACCCGCTCCAGCGCCAGACCGCGGGCGATCTGCTCGAGCCAGCAGTAGCGCCAGGCGCGGGCCGCCGCCTCACCCGCAGGTGGGGTGCGGGCAATCCCCAGGTGAAATGGTACCCCCCAGACATTGCACAGGGCTGCCACCCGCCGGGCATCCCGCTCGGATCCGGGCCGCCAGCGGTGGTCGAGGTGACCGACGTGCAGACGCCAGCCGCGCTCAGGGACCAGATCCACCAGCAGCTTCAATAGACACAGTGAATCCTGACCGCCGGAGACCGCCACCAGCAAGCCGCGGCCCGGCGGCAGCAGGCCAAGAACCGGACGCAGGCGACTCCCCAGTGACAAGTCGCTAACCGCCGCCCACCACCGTCACAATCTCGAAGCGATCGCCGGGAGCGACGGTCGTTTTCTGCCAGTCCTGACGGTGCAGGATGTCGCCGTTGCGCTCGATGACCAGCAGCCGCGGTTCGAGGGCCAGTTGGGCGAGCATCGCGCTTATCGTTGTGCCGGGGGCGAACGTCCGCTGTTCACCGTTGACGCACACCGTTTCAACCACGGTTTAACCTCTCCAGAAACCAGGCGGTCGTGCGGCCCGGATCTTCTGCTGCCATGATCGCACGCACCACCGCGACGCGCTCGGCTCCAGCGGCAATCACCGCCTCCAGATTGCTCCGGTCGATGCCGCCAATGGCAAAACCCGGCCGCTCGCTATGTTCGCGGCAGTAGCGCACGTACGCCAGGCCCACGGGTGTGCGCCCCTCTTTGGTGGGAGTGGCGTAGACCGGACCGACGCCCAGGTAATCGGCCCCGCCTGCGACGGCTTGTTGCGCCTCGGCCGGAGCGTGGGTCGATTGGCCAATGAGCAAACGCGGTCCCATCAAGGCCCGCGCCCGAGCGAGGGGCAGATCCTCCTGGCCGAGGTGCACCCCGTCGGCCCCGCAGGCCAGGGCCAGATCCACCCGGTCGTTGACGATCAACAGCGCCCCGTGGCGCAGGGTGACATCCCGCAACCTTAAAGCAATATCGAGTACGTCGCGGGCGGGCGCTTCTTTTTCGCGCAGTTGCACCAGCGGCAACCCCGCAGCCAGGGAGCGCTCCACGATCTCGACTAGATCGGGGTGCGGCGAGGTGACCAGATAGAGCCGGGCCGCCGCAAGCCGGGTGCGCAGATCGCTGCCGGTGGCGACACTCTCGAGGGTATAGACCCGGTAGCGCCATGCCTTGGCCGCCGCGGCCAGATCCGGCTCGGCGAGCTTGGCGTACTCTTCTAGGACGCGCAGGGCTTCTTGGATGCGGGCAAAATTGACCCGCACCACATCCAGAGTGCTGCTGCGCACCCCTTCGTCGGGGTGATCCAGCCCGGTGCCCGGGTCGTGGGGCGTGTCGCGGGCGGCGCGCAGCCGGTCGGTGTGAAAGCGGCCCAGTTGCTGGCGCAAGGCTTTGCACTCGGCGAGGGATGCGCCCGGACCGCCGCCGAAGCGCAGCCATTCCTCCACAACCCGCACGCCTTCGCGGGCGCGATCGAGATTAGCATCGAGAATTTTCAGAACCGCTTGCTCTTCCACAACCGCCATTGAAGCACCGCCGACGCTCCCTGCCCAGACCCGCCAAGAACGACTCTCCACCACCGCATTGCGGGGGGTGTCATTCTGTTGCTTTGCGCGGGGGAGAAAGCGCTAAATGTTGTGGATCATACCCGCAATTCAGGGTTTTGCCATGTTAATGTGGTGTCGCCGATAAGCTTTTATCCAGGCCGAATTTTTGAGGAGTGACGATGAAGTTCTCCGATACCGTGGTGCGTCGCCTGATGGGCTGGACGCTTGCTCTGTCGCTTTTGGGAACAGCTTCAGCAAGTATTGTTCAAGCCCAGTCAGATCTGGAGCGCGATTTGAGCATGACCTACGTCGACGCAGTCAACGGCGATGACAGCACCGCCGATGGCAGCAAACAAAAACCGTTCAAAACGATCACCCGGGCTATCACTGCCTCGCCTCCCGGGGTGACTTTGCAGTTGGCCGAGGGCGAATACTCCGAGGCCACCGGCGAACAGTTTCCCATCCAACTGGCCATGCGCAACCTGGTGGGCAATGAAGCGACCAAAGGCCAGGGCATCAAAATCGTCGGCGGCGGCAAGCACGTCAGCCCCACCTTCGCAAGCCAGGATGCGACGATCGTCGTCGGCAAAGAGGTAACCATCCGCGGCGTGACGATCACCAACCCGCGCAATCGGGGCAAGGGCCTCTGGATCGAATCGGTCAGCCCCGTGATCGCCCACAATTCTTTTATCGGCAGCCTGCACGACGGCATCTTCATCACCGGTGCCAGCAGCGCCAAAGTGGCCGACAATTACTTCTCAGGCAACATCGCCGACGGATTGACCGCCGCGGACCAGTCCACGCCGGTCATTGAGAACAACATCTTCGAGAAGACGGGATTTGCCATCAACGTCACCGGCCGCTCCCGACCGCAGATCGTAGGCAATACCGTGCGCGACAATGTCGACGGCATCGTCATCGAAGGCCGGTCCTTCCCGAAGCTGCGAAACAACACGATCACCGGCAACCGCCGCAGCGGCGTGGTCGTCGTGCTGCTCGCCTCCGCCGATATGGGCACCGAGAGCGAAGCGGGCAATAACACCTTCGCCGCCAACGGCCGCGCCGATGTCAACAACGTCACCCGCCCTGCCCTACCGCTGGTGGCGATGGGCAACAAGTGGGACAAACCGCGCCTCGAGGGACAGGTGACCGCCGAAGCGGAAATCATCGCCCTGGCCGCCCGCAACGTTGTCCCCAACGCCGGCTTCTGGGTGCTGGTCAGCAACACCAAACCGGCGCAACTGCGCGCCATCAAAGGGCTTGCGCTCAAGCCCAAATCCCATACCTACGAAGGCAAGCCCTACCAACAGGTAGGCACCTTCGGCTCCCAGGCGAGCGCCGATAAGCTGGTCGAGCAATTGAGCAAAAAAGGCTTTAACGCCATCGCTGTCCCGGCCGGCCAACCCACCGGCAGCAACCTGGCCACCACCAAACCCACCATCAGCCAGGCTCCCGCCAAACCGGCAATTGCACCGCAAGTCACCGCGAAGCCTGCCACCCCGGCGGTCGTCGCTGCCAAGGCGAGCCCAACAACCCCTCCTGAGACTCCCATCACGAAGACAGGCCCGCTCTCCCCTGGGGCACCCACCGTCAAAGCAAGCCCGGCTACTCCCGCAGCCCCCGTTGCCGCTCAGGTGAGCCCGGTTCCCCCTGCCGCGCCCAAAGCGAGCCCCGTCTCTCCTACGCCTGTGCCCTCTGCCACCGCTCCGGTAAGCCCGGTTTTACGGACACCCGTCGCTAAACCAGCCGCCGGTACCGCCGCCGCAACGGGGCCGAGTACCGCAACGCCGAGTGAAACCATAGCCGCCAAACCTGCCAGCGGTCCAGCCTACCGGGTATTGGTCACAGACAGCGGCAGCGCCGATCTCGATTTGCTCAAAGAGTTGGTGGCCAGGGTGATCCAGCAAACCTACGAGGGCAAGCCGGTGCTCCAGGTGGGCGTCTTCTCCTCCGAAGACAACGCCAACCGACTGGTGCAAACGCTCTCAGACAAAGGGTTTCGAGCCATTCTAGTCCCGGTGAACCAGCCCGGTTGAGCTGGTGCAGACAAAGAGGGCGGGAAGCAGTCGTTCCTCCCGCCCTCTTTGGGTATCGCCAGTGGCGCCGCTAGAGGCTGCGGCGCGCCATCAACTGGTCTTCGAGGGCCGCGATGCGGTTGTAGGCGGCGGTGAGTTGGGCTGTCAACCGCTGGATCTGGGCCTCGGGCGACAGCATCTTGCCATTTGCCGACGGCGGCCGTGAAGTCATCTCCTCTTCGGGGAGCACGTCTTTGATCGCGACCGGTCCGGGAGTACTGTTAGATTTCAAAGCAATGATCATTTGCTCTGGAAGCGTTTCTAGGGCGGCTTGCAGCTGCTCCAACTTGCCGTACAACCCATCTACCTTTTCTTGTAAACTTTCCATGCTGGCCGAACCCGCAAAAGATACCTTATTTTAGAAAGCTTCGCCTCTATGGTCCCGCGATTTTTGGTTTGTTTTAAGCTTGTGGGCGGTGGGCATCGAAGGCAAAAAAGGCCGCTGGAGAGCGATTCGGCCTTATTTTCTAAAGAAAACCCACAGCTTAGTCCGGGAATTTTCCAGAGAGAATCGCCCCGGGATTCCTATCAATTGTTGCTGGAGGGACCATGAAAATCGGGATCGTCGGCCTGGGTCTGATCGGAGGGTCGCTCGCCCACGATTTGAGCCGACACCACGAGATCACAGGCGTCTCGCGCTCGAGCGCCACCGTCGCTGAGGCGCTGTCCCAGGGCCTCATCCGCCAGGGCGGCGAGTCCCTTGGATTGCTCAAAGGCTGTGAACTGGTCTTTGTGTGTACACCGATCGGTCTCACCCTGGAGACGATCCGCGCGCTGGCAGCGGTTTTGTCGCCCGAGACCGTACTGACCGACGTGGCCTCGGTCAAAGCCGCCATCGTCCCGACGGCGGCGGCGCTGTGGCCGAATTTTGTGGGCGGCCACCCGATGGCGGGTAGTGAAGCGCAGGGACTCTCGGCCGCCCGGGCGGGGCTATTTCGCGGACGGCCCTATGTGCTTACCCCGACGCCGCGCACCCCGGCCGCCGCCTGCACCACCCTCGAAGACCTGGTGGGGGAGTTGGGTGCCCGGTTGGTGCGCACCGACCCGGAAACCCACGACCGGGCGGTGGCGCGCATCAGTCATCTGCCGGTGTTTGTCGGTGCTGCTTTGCTGTTGAACCTCGCTGCGAGCGGCGATCCGACCGCATCGACTCTGGCGAGCAGCGGTTTTTTTGACACCACCCGGGTCGGCGGCGGCAACCCACAGTTGGGGACGGCGATGGCCGAATGGAACCGTGCGGCATTGCTGGCGGAGTTGCGCTCCTACCGCGACCATCTGGGCCGGTTGGAGCAGGCGATCGATGCGGGTGACTGGCAAGCGGTGGAGCAACGGCTCGGCGAGTGCCGCAAGACCCGCCGCGAGGTCTTCGAGGACGGGATTTAAAATAACGTCAGTTCGGGATAAGGAAAGGCGGTCCGCCTAGGCTGGGATTAGCACATCACAAGCCACGGACCGCTCGCTATGCCCAGTCTAGAAGCGCTCTTTTGCCATGTCGATGACTTCTGCCAACGCTTCGAACCGCTCTGGCAGCAACAATTGCTCGACGATGGCCTGCGACACAGGCGACGGCCACGCCGACTCTGCCTCAGCGAAATCCTGACGATTCTGATTGCTTTTCACCAATCCGCCTACCGCCACTTCAAGGCCTTCTACACCGAAATGGTCTGCGCTTACTGGCGAAGCGCTTTTCCTGGACTGGTCAGCTACGCGCGCTTCGTCGAGTGGATGCCCTCTACCCTTATGCCGCTCAGTGCCTACCTGCGCCACTGTTTTGGCCCCTGCACCGGCATCAGTTTTATCGATTCGACTCCACTTGCCGTCTGCCATGTGCGCCGCGTCCACGCCCACAAAGTCTTTGTCGGTCTGGCCGCCTGGGGCAAAAGCTCGGTGGGCTGGTTTTACGGCTTCAAGCTGCACTTGGTGGTCAATGAGCGCGGCGAATTGCTGGCGATGAGCGTGACGGCTGGGAACACTGACGATCGCAAGCCTGTGCCTGAACTGCTCAAAGACTTGCACGGCAAAGTGTTTGGCGACCGCGGCTACATCAGCAGCAAGCTTGGCAGGCAATTGCGCGAGGAGCTGGGCATGGCGCTGATCACCAAGTTGCGGCGCAAGATGACCAATCGGCTGATGGTGATGACGGACAAACTGCTGTTGCGCAAGCGCGGGATCATCGAAGCAATCAATGACCAGTTGAAGAACATTTCGCAGATAGAGCACACCCGCCATCGCAGCGAAGTGAATTTTTTGGTGAACCTGGTGTGTGGGTTGATTGCCTACTGCCACAAACCGAACAAGCCGTCGGTGGCGTCTGATGCCGACCAGCTCAATGCTTAACCCGAACTGACGTTAAAATAGAAACAATTTCTGGAGGACCCGGCGATGGCGCGCACCCCGAACATTGCCCTGGTGGATTACGGCGTCGGTAACCTGCACTCGGCCCGCAAGGGCCTGGAGGCGATGGGAGCGCGGGTGACACTCAGCGGCCGGCCCCAGACCCTGACCGCCGCCGACGGCGTCGTGCTGCCGGGGGTGGGCTCCTTCGACACGGCGATTGCCCGGCTCAACGACCGGGGATTGGGAGAGACGATTATCCAACTGGTGCGCGCAGGACAGCCGATGCTGGGCATCTGCCTGGGGCTGCAGGTGCTCTTTGAATCCTCTGAAGAAGGACGACTGCCGGGCCTGGGGGTGCTGCCCGGTCGGGTGCGCCGCTTCCGGAGCGAACCCGGCCTCACCATTCCCCACATGGGTTGGAACCAACTGCACTTTGACAATCCCGATTGCTCGCTGTGGCGGGATCTGGCGGAGGGCAGTTGGGTTTACTTTGTACATTCTTACTACGTAGAGCCTGCCCACACCGAAGACTGCGCCGCCTCCGCCGTGCATGGCAGCCAGCGCTTCACCGCCGCCGTGTGCCGGGACAATCTGATGGCGGTGCAATTTCACCCGGAAAAGTCGGCGGACACGGGACTGCACATCCTCAAGAACTTTGTCGAGCGGGCCGCTTCGCGCAGCGCCGCCGAAGTAGCGGCCCGCTGAGCTACTCGCTCTCCAGCTTGAGGGTGGGCTCCGCCACCGCCCCGCCGATGTTTTTCAATTCGACAACGACGGCATCGGTGCTCTTCCAGCCCGCAGGCAGGACCACCTCGGCGCTCAAAGGCAGGGGGGCGGTGCGCTGAAAGGGTTTGAGCGCAAAATCTTTGGGGGCGTTGGCGAAGCGGCCGGCTTCACTGGTGGCAACCACCGGAAAGATCGACAGCGACAGCGGTGCGGCCCCCGGTCCCTCGACTACGACCTGCACCTTCTGGCCCGCCTGGCCCAGAAAGTGCACCCGCTCGTACTGGGTGGGCGGCAGTGTCAGGCGGCGCTCGCCGCCCGGTGCCATGGGCGTGCCGATGTTCTGGTTGCCGAGGGTGGCAGCCGGACCGTCGGCGCTGGACTGGCAGCCGGCCAGGACGGCGGCCGCCAGGGCGGCCGTTGCAAACCACTTACGAGGCATCGATGTGCTCCTTGCGCGCAAGGCGTTTGGGCCGGGGCCGGATCCGCAGCAAAAGCACAACCGCTGCGGCCAGGAGCGTCAGCACTTTGAGCGGCCAGCCCGACGCCCCCAACCACACAGCGTGCGCCAGCGCCAGCCCGGCCACCGGAAAGATCAGCCGATGCAGCGTCCGCCACTGCCGCCCCAACCGCCGGATCCAGCCGTTGGTGCTGGTGAGCGCCAGCGGCAGCATCAGGCCGAGGGCGGCAACGCCAAGCCAGGCGCCCAACCGTTCCTCGCCACCCAAAAAATCGAGGGCCTCCCAGTGCCCACCCAGCACATGCTCAAAGGTCAAGTAGGTATGGGCAGCGGCGAAGCCCAGGGCCGAAAGCCCCAGCCCGCGCCGCCAGGAAAGCAACAACTGCCGACCGAGGGCCGGGGCGCTAAGCACCAGCCCCAGGCAGGCGAGGGAAGCATAACCGTAGTACTCGCCCAGGCGCTGGCCCTGCAGATGGCCTCTGAACAAAATGAGCGTGACCGTCTCCAGCAGAGCGGCGACGATGTAGGCGGCCACCAGCACGGCGAGGGTGGTGAGCCAGGGAGTGTTGGCGCGGACCATGCTTCCAGTGTATTGGGCGAGAGTACCCTACTCGGAGGCGGTGACCACCTCGCGGCTCTGGCGGGAACGCCGCCGGGTCAGCGAGTTGAAGACCATCTGGCCGATGGCGCGAATCAGGCTGCCTTCGAGTTCTTCGAACAGGCGCATGTTGTAGCGGAACGCCTCGATCGCTTCCTCGGTGATCCGGCCGGCCAGCGGCCCATCGACCGGCAAGGTGTCGAGGGCCGCCCGGTATCCGGCTTTGAAGACACGGGCATCGGCAATCGCCTCAAAATCATAGAACGCGGTGCCGGTGCCGTTGCCCAGTCCCATCGCCCGCTGGGCGATTTCTTTGAGCACCTGGCCGCCGGACAGATCGCCCAGATAGCGGGTGTAGGAATGGGAGACCAGCAGAGCGGGCTCGGTGCGCGCCACGGTGCGGATGCGCTCGACGTAGCGCTCGGCCGCCGCCGAGGGACGCACCTGATCGGCCCAGCCGGGACCGTAGTAATAGCGCAAATCCGTCTCGATCGATGCGCGCCGATACAGTTCGGGGTAATAAAGCCCCCGCAGGACCGGATGATCGCGGTGCGCCTCCAGAGCATCCTCCAATGCGCCGTAGATAAAGTAGAAGTTGGCCATCAACTGACGGTAGGAGCTGCGCTCGACCGTACCCTTCAAAAAACACTTCACAAAACCGACATTCTCTGCCATCGTGTGGGCCTGGCGCGTGCCCTCACGCAGCATGACGGACAATGGCTCCATTCTGTTCTCCCTAAACTCCCTATGAATTGTGCCTTACCCTCCCGGCGGGAGCACAAGGGCAGCCCGGTGAAGGCCATTAAGAATTCTGAAGCGATTGCCCGCACCCCGGCAACTCCCAGCGCCTGCAGTGCTACGACGGCCGCGAAGCGTCGTAGAACACGGCTGTACAGGAGTGCATATCGCCCGAGTTGCCGATAGCAAAAGTCGAATCCGACCTTGATCTTGTTGTTATCAACAACCAAAATACTCTAGAATCAGCAGATAGATTCATTTCCACAGGAGTTGTCATGGGGGCAGTCGCAGGCAAGGAGTTGCTGCAGCTTATCAAACAGAATCCCGGACGGAGTGCCAAGCAGCTTGCTGAAATGGCCGGCTATACTACCACCACCAAGACCGGTCAGCAGCGCGTCAAGATGCTCGCCTTTCAAAACGCGGTGCTCCAGGCCAACAACATCAACCTCAGACCCGTCGAAGAAGAAGAGACCAACGGTGTGCGCGGCGGGCGCAAGGCGACTTATCGCATCCAGGTTCAACAGAACGGCAACCTGCTTATCGGTGCTGCCTATACCCGTCAAATGGGTCTTACACCCGGCACGACGTTCGAGATTCAAATCGGCCGCAAACACATCAAGCTGGTCCAGGTCGATACCGATGGGTCGCCGATCGAGTAGCTGGGGAGTGGCTGCCGCCGCCAAGCGCTCTGCCGGAGCAGGTGGGTGCGGGCAGCGGCTAGGTGCGAAGTTCTGCAATAATATTAATGATAGCGATGCTGTGTTTACAGTCGATGAAGGAAAGCCATGGCCCTGCTTGAGATCAAGTCCACCCGCGAGATCGCCAAGATGCGCGAAGCTGGCCGGATTGTGGCAACGGTTCTCAAAGAAATCATGGCCCTGGCCGAACCGGGCATGACCACCGGCGATCTCGACACCCACGCCGAGCGCCGCTGCGCCGATTTTGGCGTCATCCCCGCCTTCAAGGGTTACCACGGTTTTCCCGCCTGCATCTGCACGTCGATCAACCACGAGGTCGTCCACGGCATTCCGAGCGCCAAGCGTCGGCTCAAACCCGGCGATGTCCTCAAAGTCGACTTCGGGGCCATCTACGACGGCTGGCACGGTGATTCGTGCGTGACCATCGGCCTTGAGCCGCTGGCCGAGGAGGCCCGCACATTGATCCGGGTAGCTGAGGAGGCCCTCCTCAAGGGCATCCGCGAGGTGCGCCAGGGCGTACATCTGCAGCAGATCTCCGGGGCCATCCAGGACTACGTCGAAGGCTACGGCTTCTCGGTGGTTCGCCAGTACGTCGGCCACGGCGTCGGGCGCAACCTGCACGAGGAGCCCCAGGTGCCCAACTTTCGCACCCGGGAGATTCCCGATCCCAAGCTCAAGTCGGGTATGACCCTGGCCATCGAACCGATGGTCAACCTCGGCCACCATGCCACGCGCACGCTGGCCGATCGCTGGACGGTGGTCACCCTCGACAATTCGCTCTCAGCCCAGTTCGAACATACAGTTCTGGTCACCCGAGACGGCTACGAGATTCTTACCGACCGTTCGAAGGTCTGACCTTTATTCAGGAGTTGTCCTTGGCAAAGCA
Protein-coding sequences here:
- the map gene encoding type I methionyl aminopeptidase; translated protein: MALLEIKSTREIAKMREAGRIVATVLKEIMALAEPGMTTGDLDTHAERRCADFGVIPAFKGYHGFPACICTSINHEVVHGIPSAKRRLKPGDVLKVDFGAIYDGWHGDSCVTIGLEPLAEEARTLIRVAEEALLKGIREVRQGVHLQQISGAIQDYVEGYGFSVVRQYVGHGVGRNLHEEPQVPNFRTREIPDPKLKSGMTLAIEPMVNLGHHATRTLADRWTVVTLDNSLSAQFEHTVLVTRDGYEILTDRSKV